DNA from Actinoplanes sp. SE50/110:
GGCTCAGCCCGCGGCGAGCCGTAGCAGGCGCTGGATCTGGGACTGCCGCTCGCCGGTCATCCTGGTGGCCAGGGCGCGGGCCGGCGGGTATGCCCCCGCGGCGGACTCCAGGCGCAGCGTCTCCATGCCGTTGTGCAGGGTGCCGAGCAGCATGCCGACCGCGGTGCGGTCGAAGTCGGCGCCGTGCCGCGCGGCCAGGTCGGTGAAGTCGGATTCGCGCAGGGCGTGCAGGTCACCGTGCCCGGCGTGCGCGCCGGCCGACGGGTCGGCGGCGGTCGGCTGCGACCACCCGAGCAGCCAGCGCTGCATGGTGCCGCCCTCGGTCCGCCACTGGCCGCGCAGCTCCCCGGCGATCCGGCCGATCTCCGGGTTGCCGGCGTGCTGCTCGGCCAGCGCGGCGACCCGGTCACCCTCGGCGATCTGGGCGAGGCCCATCTGCAGGAACATGACGTCCACGTCGTTGACCGCACCCGACGGGGCCGGGGCTGCGGAGGTGGTGCCGGCGGTGCAGCCACCCAGGAGGGCGGCGGTCAGCAGCAGGGCCGAGGCGGCCCGGCGAACCGGGCCGCTCGGTGTCATCGTCGACGACATGGTTACAGCGCGGTCCACAGAGCCGGCACGTTCGGCGGCTCCCAGCCGTTGATCGCGGTGTGTGCCTGCCGGCACTGATACGACCTACCGGCATAAACGACAACATCGCCGGCTTTGTACGTCGTGCCTGCCGCCCAGGTCGTGGTGCCCGACGTGGGCGGCGGGGTGGTCGGCGACGGCGAGACCGTCGGCGTGGGTGTGGGCGTCGGGGTCGGGGTCGGCGTGGGCGTCGTCGACCCGCCGGTGATGTTCAGGTCCACGCAGGAGTAGAACGCGTTGACCGTGTCCGCGATGTTCCACCGGGCCAGCACGGTCTGCCGCCCGGTGAAGCCTTTCATGCTCACCGTGTGCGACTTGGTCGCCCCCGGTTGCGCTCCGCCGTCGTTGAACGACGCCAGCAGCGTGTTGCCAATGAAGTATTCCCAGGTCGCGGTCGAGTGCCGCGCGGTGAGCACCCAGTTGAAGGTGACCGTCTGCCCGACCGTGGCGGCCGGCCAGCTCTTGCTGTTGTCGTTCAACACGGTGAAACGGCTGCCGCCTCCGTTGCACTGCGTCGAACCCTTCGGTGCTTCCACGCTCTGCGGTTCATAGACGATGTCGCCGCAGCCGGTCACCGCGCCGCTGGCGCAGTTGGCCTGACGGCTCGGTGGTGAGGAGATGTAGCCGTGCGCGAACGCCGGGGTGACGGCCACGAACAGCGATCCGGCGACCGCCGCGACGGTCAGGGCGGGCAGGGTGAATCGACGTCTCATAAGTTGCTCCTTGTGAGGCCACAGGGGACGACGTGTTCATCAAAGTAAATTAAGTCTTGTTAACAGTAAAGATTGTTAAGGTAATTTAAGGTCGCCGATGCCTGATGCCGCCGGTGTGATTAAGTCCGGCTTGACAGATAAGTCGGGCATTTCGCAAGATCTTGGGGCGGCACCGAGGGTGCCGCGGGCGAGGCTGTGAACCGTCAGGCGATTTGGTCGCCGAGGCCTGACGGGGAGCCAGTGGCGAAACCGACGTCCCTGGGGACACCCTGAGGGATGACAAACCCATGCAGAACACCCCGAACCCGGCCACGCTGGCACGGCTGCTCGGCAAGCACACCGAACCCCTGTTCAGCCCGGCCACCCAGGTGTCGGTCGAGGGCCGCTCGGTGCTGGTCACCGGCGCGGGTGGCTCGATCGGCAGCGAGATCGTGCGCCAGGTGCACCGGCTCAACGCCTCCCAGGTGTTCCTCCTCGACCACGACGAGGGCGCCCTGCACGCCCTGCAGCTGGAGCTGCTCGGCCACGGCCTGCTCGACAACGACAGCGTCGTGCTCGCCGACATCCGCGACGAGCAGGTGCTCGACCGGCTGTTCGCACGGATCCGGCCGGACCTGGTCTTCCACGCCGCCGCGCACAAGCACCTGCCGCTGCTGGAGCGCTACCCGGCGGAGGGCATCAAGACCAACATCCTCGGTACGGCGAACGTGGTGCGCGCCGCGGCCCGGGCCGGCGTGCGGGTGTTCGTGAACATCTCCACCGACAAGGCCGCCGCCCCGACCAGCGTGCTGGGCGCCACCAAGCGGATCGCCGAACGGGTCACCTCGGCGTGGGCCGGCGACGCGATGCGGGTCGCCTCGGTCCGGTTCGGCAACGTGCTGGGCAGCCGCGGCTCGTTCCTGCCGACCCTGCACTGGCAGCTGAGCAACAACCTGCCGGTGACCATCACCGACCCGGCCGTCACCCGCTACTTCATGACCATCCCGGAGGCCGCCGCGCTGGTCGTCGAGGCCGGGCAGATGGCCTCGGCCGGCGAGACGTACGTGCTGGACATGGGCGAGCCGATGCTGATCGAGGACGTGGTCCGCCGGATGGCCGCCGCGCTGCGCACCGAGCCGGAGATCGTCTACACCGGGCTGCGGCCGGGCGAGAAGCTGCACGAGGAGCTGCACGACGGGATCGAGATGCTGGGCACCACCGGGCATCCGCGGATCTCGACGGTCACCTCGTACGGGGCGGCCGACCGCGGTCTGCTGTACGACGTCGCCATGCTCGCCGAGCGCCTCGCCGAGCACGACGAGGACCGGCTCCGCGCCGAGCTGCGCTCCCTGCTGCGCGACGCGGCCGGCGTCGACTTCCCGGTCGGTGCGGGCCAGCCGCTGAGCACGGGCGCTCGATGACCATCCACCCGGCCGCCTGGGCCGTCCTCGCCTTCTCCTTCCTGGTCATCCCGGTGCTCTGGGTGCTGATCGACCGGGCCACCCTGATCCGGGCGGGCCTGGCCCGCCCGGTGCCGGCCGGCGCCGAGCCGGTCCAGGACTTCACCGTCCTGGTCCCGATCTACGGCTCGGTGCGGTATCTGGAGAACGTCGACTATCTGGCCCAGTACGGCGGCCGGGTGGTGCTGTGCACGACCGACGGCGAGTCCGCCGAGTTCTACGCCGGGCTGGGCGGGATCGCCGAGCGGCACGGCTTCCGGATCTTCCGCGCCGCCGGGGTGGCCGGCGGCGCCGGGGCCGGCGGCAAGCGGGCCACCTCCGGCACCATCCGCGACCGCCTGGTCCGGGACGCGCTCGAGGTGGCGGTGCACACCCCGTACGTCGTCTGCATCGACGCCGACACCACCACCGAGCGCCCGTTCGGCGAGCTGGTCGGCCAGCTCGTCGCCAACGGGTACGACTTCGCGTCGGTGCCCCTGGTGCCGACCAACGACCGCAGTGCCCTGGGCCGCCTGCAGGCCTACGAGTACCGCACCGCGATGAAGTTGCGGATCATCGCACCCTGGCAGGTCTCCGGCGCCTGTCACGTGGCCCGCACCGAGGCGCACCGCGAGGTGATGCGCCGCCACTCGCTGTTCTTCCAGGGCAACGACGTCGAGGCGGGCCTGCTCGCCGGCGCCCTCGGCCTGCGCGTCGGCCACCTGCCGTTCCACGTCGCCACCAGCGTCCCGGAAACCTTCAAAGCCTGGTACCGCCAGCGCCTGGCCTGGTCCGGCGGCGAGTTCCGGCTCTTCGCCGTCAACGCGCACCTGCTGTTCCGCCACCCCTTCTTCTGGCTGTACGGCAGCGTGATCACCCTGGCCGGCTTCCCGCTGCGCTGGCTCACCCTGGCCACCGGCGGCTGGACCCTGCTGGCCATCTTCGGCCTGCACAGCGCCCTGATCGTCTACATGCACTGGCCGGTGCGCACCCGCTGGCTCGCCCTGATGCCGCTGTACACCCTGTTCAACAGCGTGGTCATGACCCCGCTCGGCGCCTTCTGGTACTTCCGGATGGCGATCGCCGACCGCAACGCCGGCCTGATCCGCACCAACCGGCCGTTCCCGGCAAAGGCCTGAACCAGCCCGGCGCGGCGCAGGGGAAAGGCGGCTCCGCCCCGTCCAGTCCCGCCCCGGCCCCTGCCTCTGCCCGGCCGGCGGCCCGGGCTCCACAGGTGATCGACTACGACGCCGATCGTGTCCGCGTCGCCCGGCCGGCAGCGGCGCCGGCCCGACCCGCGCTACCGGGTGCCGGCCGTCCGCCGCCCTGGCACGATGCGCGCATGACCGACGACGAGCAGACCCGGCATCAGGCGGGCACGACCGACGACGAGCAGACCCGGCATCAGGCGGGCACGACCGACGACGATGTGACGCTGGCCGAGTTCACCGACCTGATGCGGGCGCAGGAGTCCGGTGCGGGCATCCTGGCCACACTCGCCGATGCGGTGCGCCACCCGCGGCCCGATCTTCCGATCGTCGATCTGGGCTGCGGCACCGGACTCGGCACGCTGCGACTGGCCGGGAGTTTCCCGCACCACCGGATGGTCGCGGTCGAGAAGTCGGCGGCGATGCGCGCCGTCCTGTTCTCGCGGATCGCCTACGACGAGTCGTTGCGGCAGCGGATCACGGTGCTGCCCGGCGACCTGTTCACCGCCGACCTGCCGGGGGTGTGGGGTGCGGCCGTCGCCGTCCACCTGGTGTGTCAGCTGGCCCCGGCTCAGCGCGCCGACCTGTGGCGGCTGCTCGCCGGCCACCTCGCGCCCGGCGCTCCGGCTGTCGTCGACCGGCACTACGGCAGCACGGCGACGATGCGGGTCGAGGAACGCCTGGCCTGCCGCACCACGGTCGGCGACTGCACCTACGAGCGCTGGTTCGCGTGCGCACCCGCGGACCACGAGTCGATCACCTACACCGACACGTACCGGGTACTGCGCCACGGCAGGATCCTGGACGAGCGGAGCGTGTCCCGGCGGTCGTGGATCGCCACCGAGGACGACGTGATCGCCGAAGCCGGCCAGGCGGGCCTGACGGTGGCCTGGACCACCGGCGAGTTCCTGGCCCTCACCGTCGAGGAGGGCCGGCTCACACATCCCGGCGCTGGCGGGTGACGACGGCGGGGAGTCGGCGGGACCGCGGTGGTCGTGGCCAGGATGGCGAAGACCGCGACGAGCAGGGCGCCCGTGATCACGATGATGACCGCCGCGGCGGTGAAGCGGGTGAGGACGGCGGCGGCGTCCTTGGCGGAAAGGAAAAGAATGGAATCTTCCGCCCGCCGGCGCGCAGCCGCCGCACCGCAGCGCCTCGCCGAGCAGTTCCCGCACGATCGCCTCGTCGTCAACGACCCGGCAACCGCTGCATGTCCCGACCCCGCGACCACCCGCCGGCGATTCCGGCCGTGGCGGGGAGAACTCTAGGAACCGGTCCGCCGCTCCAGGAAGTCGTAGACGTCCCGGTTGTCCACCCCCGGGAAGGTGCCCGGCGGCAGCGCGGCCAGCAGATGCGAGTGCACCCGGGCGCTGGGCCACGCGTTGCCCGCCCAGCGGTCCACCAGTTGCGCCGGCGGCCGGCGGCAACAGTCCGGGTCGGGGCAGGTGGAGACGGTGCGCCCGGAGACGTCCCCGCCGCGGAACCAACGGGCGTGCTCGTACGGCGTCCCGACGGTCACCGAGAACTCCCCGGACCGGGTCGACTCGACATGCACCGTGCACCAGTAGGTGCCCGCCGTGGTGTCGGTGAACTGGTAGAACGACGAGTACGGATCGTCGGCCTCGAACACCGTCCGGGACGCCCACTTGCGACACACCGGCTGCCCCTCGATCGCCCCGGTGACGTCGGACGGGAAGCGCACGTTGTCGTTCTCGTACGCCTTGTAGACGATCCCGCTCTCGTGCACCCGGGCGAAGTGCACCGGGATCCCGAAGTGGTGGGTGGCCAGGTTGGTGAACCGGTGCGCCGCGGTCTCGTAGCTGACCCCGAACGCGTCCCGGAAGTCGTCGATCGCCAGGGCCCGGTCGGCCTTGGCGGCGGCCAGGAAGTCGACGGCGAACTTCTCCGGCATCAGCAGCGCCGCCGCGAAGTAGTTGACCTCGACCCGCTGGCGCAGGAAGTCGCCGTAGTCGGCCGGGTCGTTGTGGCCGAGCACGAAGTGGCCGAGGGTCTGCAGCACCACGCCGCGCGGGTCGTGGCCCTTCCCGCTGGCCACCTGCGGCAGATAAATTCGGCGATTCTTCAGGTCGGTGACCGACCGCGTCGAGGTCGGCAGGTCGTTCACGTAGTGCAGCGTGAACCCCACCTGGGCGGCGACGTCCAGGATCCCGCGTTGCGACAGCGGGCCGGTGGCATGCCGTACGGAAAGCAGGATCTTGTTGGCCGCGGCCTCGATGTCGGCGAAGTAGTTGTTGCGTTTGCGCATGTCAGCGCGGAGTTGCGCGTTGGCGCGGCGGGCCACCTCGGGGGTGGCGCTCTGCTCGGTGAGCACCCGGTTCAGCTCGCGGTGCAGCCCGATCAGCGACTCGAGGGCGTCGGGCGGCAGCCGCCGGCCGCCCTTGACCACCGGCAGGCCCAGCGCGGAATAAACCGGATTCTGCTGTAGATGGGTCAGCTCGATCTCCAGCGCGGCCCGCCGCGAGGGCGCCTCCGCGCGCAGCAGGTCCTGCATGGGGACGCCGAGCGCCGCCGCGATCGCCTGCAGCACGGAGAGTTTCGGCTCCCGCTTGCCGTTCTCGATCAGCGACAGCTGGGAGGGTGCCCGGCCTACCGCCTCACTGAGCTGGTCCAGCGTCATGCCGCGGGTGCGCCGCAAATGCCGCAGACGCTGCCCGAGAGTGACGAGATCGACGGAGTCAGAAGGTGAAGCGGTCACGGGTTTTAGCTTAACAGAATTTTTTCACTTCTTCTCGCAGGAAAGGCCTTCTGAGGGGCTGGTGTGATCCCTGAGGGTGAAGTTGTTCCAAACGGAACAACGCGACAGGGCACGAAAGAGGGACTTTCTGATGACTGAGCTTGCCGAAACCAGGGGCGGTACCGCTGCGGACCTCACTCAGGCGTGGGCCAGCGACCCCCGGTGGGCGGGTGTCAAGCGCACCTACACCGCCGAGGACGTCGTCAAGCTGCGGGGCACCCTGCAGGAGCGGCACACGCTTGCCGAGCGTGGCGCGGCCAAGCTGTGGGAGCTGCTGCACACCGAGGACTACATCAACGCGCTGGGTTCACTGACCGGCGGCCAGGCGACCCAGATGGTGCGCGCCGGCCTCAAGGCGATCTACCTGTCCGGCTGGCAGGTCGCGGCGGACGCGAACCTGTCCGGCCACACCTACCCGGACCAGTCGCTGTACCCGGCGAACTCGGTGCCCGCGGTGGTCCGGCGGATCAACAACGCGCTGCTGCGCGCCGACCAGATCGACACCTCGAACGGCAAGTACGAGCGTGACTGGTTCGCCCCGATCGTCGCCGACGCGGAGGCCGGCTTCGGTGGCCCGCTCAACGCGTTCGAGCTGATGAAGGCCATGATCGCGGCCGGCGCGGCGGGCGTGCACTGGGAGGACCAGCTGGCCAGCGAGAAGAAGTGCGGCCACCTGGGCGGCAAGGTGCTGATCCCGACCCAGCAGCACATCCGCACCCTGAACGCGGCGCGCCTGGCGGCCGACGTGGCCGGCGTCCCGTCGCTGGTCATCGCCCGTACCGACGCTCTCGCGGCGGACCTGCTCACCTCCGACGTGGACGAGCGTGACAAGCCGTTCGTCACCGGCGAGCGCACCGCCGAGGGCTTCTACCGGGTCACCCCGGGCGACGACGCGGCGATCGCCCGCGGCATCGCCTACGCCGACTACGCCGACATGCTGTGGGTCGAGACCGGCAAGCCGGACCTCGAGTTCGCCCGCAAGTTCGCCGAGGCCGTGCACGCGGTGCACCCCGGCAAGCTGCTGTCGTACAACTGCTCGCCGTCGTTCAACTGGAAGAAGAACCTGGACGACGCCGACATCGCCCGCTTCCAGAAGGAGCTGGGCGCGATGGGGTACAAGTTCCAGTTCGTCACCCTGGCCGGCTTCCACGCTCTCAACCACTCGATGTTCGAGCTGGCCAAGGGCTACGCGGAGAGCGGCATGACCGCCTACGTGAAGCTGCAGGAGGCGGAGTTCGCGGCCGAGGCCGACGGTTACACCGCCACCAAGCACCAGGCCGAGGTCGGCACCGGTTACTTCGACGCCGTCTCCACCGCCCTCAACCCCGAGTCGTCCACCACGGCGCTGTCCGGCAGCACCGAGGCCGAGCAGTTCTGATCTGAGCATGTGAGAGGGCAGGGAGATCTGATCATGGGTGCCGAAGAGATCACCATCACCGGAACCACCGCAGACCGATACTCCGAGATTCTGACCCCCGAGGCCGTCGCGTTCGTGGTGGCACTGGACCGGGAGTTCGGTGCCCGGCGGGTGCAGCTGCTGGAGCGCCGCCGGCGCCGCCGGGCCACCCGCACCACGGACCTGGACTTCCTGCCCTCCACCCGGGCCATCCGCGACGACGCGTCGTGGCAGGTGGCGGCCCCGGCCGCGGACCTGCGCGACCGCCGCGTCGAGATCACCGGCCCGCCCGAGCGCAAAATGACCATCAACGCGCTGAACTCCGGCGCCAAGGTCTGGATGGCCGACTTCGAGGACGCCACCTCTCCCACCTGGGAGAACGTGATCCTCGGCCAGGTCAACCTGAAGGACGCGCTGGACGGCACTCTCGACTGGACGGCCCCCGACGGCCGCCGGTACGAGGTGGGCGCCGACCTGCCCACCATCATGGTCCGCCCGCGCGGCTGGCACCTGCCCGAGTGCCACCTGCGGATCGGCGGCCGCGCGGTCTCCGCGTCGCTGTTCGACTTCGGTCTGTACCTGTTCCACTGCGGGCAGCGGCAGATCGACCGGGGTTCCGGCCCGTACTTCTACCTGCCGAAGCTGGAGTCGCACCTGGAGGCCCGCCTCTGGAACGACGTCTTCGTCTTCGCCCAGGAGCAGCTCGGCATCCCGCGCGGCACGATCCGGGCCACCGTGCTGATCGAGACGATCAACGCGGCCTTCGAGATGGACGAGATCCTCTACGAGCTGCGCGAGCACTCGGCGGGTCTCAACGCCGGCCGCTGGGACTACCTGTTCAGCATGATCAAGAACCGGCCGGACGTGGTCCTGCCCGAGCGGTCCCAGGTCACCATGACCGCGCCGTTCATGCGGGCCTACACCGAACTGCTGGTCAAGACGTGCCACCGGCGCGGTGCCCACGCGATCGGCGGGATGGCCGCGGTCGTCCCCAGCCGTGACCCGGTCGCCGCCAAGCGTGCCCTCAACCAGGTCCGCCAGGACAAGCGCCGCGAGGTCGGCGACGGCTTCGACGGCTCCTGGGTGGCGCACCCCGCGCTGGTCGAGACCTGCCGCGAGGTCTTCGACCAGTGGCTCGGCGACGAGCCGCACCAGATCGTCCGCAAGCGCGACGACGTGCGGGTCGGCGCCGCGGAACTCCTCGATGTGAAGGCCACCGCGGTCGCCGTCGGCGAGGTCGCGCTGCGCAACAACATCAGCGTCTCGCTGCGTTACATCGCCTCCTGGCTGGGCGGCCGCGGCGCGGTCGCGCTCGGCGGACTCATGGAGGACGCCGCCACCGCGGAGATCTGCCGGGCCCAGCTCTGGCAGTGGATCTCGTCGGGCACCCCCACCGACTACGGCGTCCCGGTCACGGCCGCCATGGTCACCCGGATGCTCCGCGAGGAGCTGGACGTGCTCAGCGAGACCGGTGCGCTGGACGAGGAGGCGGCCCGGCTCTTCGGCCAGGCCCGCACGCTCCTCACGGTCCTGCTCACCGAACGGACGTGCCCGGAGTTCCTGACCCTGCCGGCATACCTACGGCACCTGTCGGGCGGGTCGGCTCCGGTCGTCACGAGGGCTACTGTCGCGGCCTGAGTGATGAGGCGAAGCGGGGCAGCCCTCCGACCTGCCCCGCTTCGCCGCGATCTGCGGAAGGGCCGGCGTCCCACCGGGGACGCCGGCCCTTTCCCGCTTCGGAGAACAAGACCTTTCGGGGACGCGCCGCCGCCGGGGTGCAGACCGTATGCTCCCGCGCGGGCCGAGGCCGGCGATCTGGCCGCTGCGCGTCCAGAGCGATCGCCGCCCTCTAATGAGTGCTAGGAGCTGCCGGATCCGGCAAGCTTCTGGCGGGTAGGTAGCCGCCGGCGGATGAGCACTGACGTCCTCTGAACGTGGGAGTTCTTAGTGAAGACCGTGCCGCCGCCGGTCGGCTGGGAGAACAGAATCGCTGATGGGATGTCGTGCCTTTGAGCACTGGTTCATTAGGTCGCTGATGGTTCTCCTGCCGGCTGCAGGCCCGCGTCGTTGCTGGTCGTGGACGGGAGAGCGTGTTGCTGTTCGTGGGTGATGACTGGGCCGAGGACCATCACGACGTCGAGTTGATGGATGGTTCGGGGCGGCGGCTGGCCAAGGCGCGGTTGCCGGAGGGTGTGGCGGGTATCGCCCGGCTGCACGCGTCATGGCCCGCTACGTGCACAACGACCGGCTCGCCGACGCCCTGCAGGGCCAAGCCTTCACCGCGCTACGCGCCTCACCCGGCGCCCGCGCCTACTACGACAGGCAACGCACCCGCGGCATCGGCCACCGACCCGCCCTGCGACAACTCGCCAACCGCCTCGTCGGCATCCTCCACGGCTGCCTCAAAACCAGCACCCCCTACAACGAAACCACCGCCTGGGCACACCACCTCGACCAAGCCGCTTGACACCCCTGGCACATGGGATGTCTTCACTGTCCGTGCGTGGTCACCGTTTCACCCGCAAACCCCGGAACACGCCGCGCCGGGCTCAGCCGCGGTCCTGCCAGGTGCAGAGGCAGACCTTGTTCCCCTCGGGGTCGGCGAGCACCCAGAAGCTCGGCGCGTTCGCGTCACTCACCAGCGTCCCGCCCGCCGCGACCGCCGCATCGATCCGCGTCGGCACCTCGCTCGGGTCGATCCACACGTCGGGATGCCAGCGCTGCCGCGGCTCCTCGCTCCCGGACCGCTGGAACCAGATCGCCGGCAGCGTCCCGGACGGATCGCGCACCTCGTCGTTGACCCCGTCGTGGTCCTGCTGCCGCATCCCGAGCACCGCCGCCCAGAACGGCGCCACCCCGTTCGCCGCGGGAGTGTCCAGCGCCCATTCGAGCCCACCCAGTCCGGCCGGGTCGAGCGCCACCCCGGCTCTGCCGGCCAGCTCCGAGATCGCCTGAGCCAGTCGCAGGTCCCGCCCGGTCACCGCACCCACGTCGTGGCTGCTGGTCCGCACGTCCACGAACCCGTACCGCAGATCCAGATCCGGATGGTGATCCATCTCCTCGGCCACCGCCCCGATCGCGTCGACCAGCGCCAGCCCGGTGGCGAAGTCCCCGGTCCGCAGCCGGGTCCGCAGCACCCCCAGCAGGTAGACCCACCCACCCGGCGCCCGCTCCGCGATCTCCCGCCCACTCAGCTTCGTCATGCCCCCATGCTGTCGCGCCCCGCACCGGTCCCGCGCCCACCCCGCCCCATTCCCACACCCGAGGATCTCCTCACCCCACCCCGCGCCCGTCGACGTAGCCGCCCCGCCCCGCCGTAGTCACCATCTCTGCCGACGCCGTAATGCCGACGCCGCCGCGGTCACCCCCACTGCCGCCGCCGTAGTCAGCGTCACCCCCACTGCCGTCGCCGTAGTCAGCGTCGCCCCCACTGCCGTCGCCGTAGAGTCAGCGTCACCGCCGGCACACCGGGCCAGCCGGTCCGTGCTCGTGACACGGGAGCCGTTCGCGCCGCGACCGGCGGGCCCTATGATCACCGCCGATGGAAAAGCCTATGACGTTCTGGGGCTGGGCGCGGGTGCTCGGTGGGCCCGTCCTGGTCTTCGCGGTTCTCGTGGGGATCGCGTTCTACCAGGGGAATCCACCGGCCAGCCTGAACGGCTGCACCGCCAGACCGGACACGGTCCACGCCATCACCGAGGACCCGGTGCTCCGGCAGCACCCACACGCCACCGACCTCGACGATGCGGTGGAGGAGTCGATGACGTGCGGCGGCGGCGGTGCGGGCCTGGAGATGCCGGCCGCGGACGTGGTCGGCGCCCACCTCTCCGGGCTGGCGTCGAGCGGCACGGTCCGCGCGTTCTATGCCGATCTGGCGCAACGCTCCGGTTGGCAGCCCGACAAACGAACCGCCGGCCTGTTCTCGGCCACCAAGCCGGCCGGCGGCTGCCCCTGGTGGTTCGTGCTGTCGGCGGCCGCCGGCGGCTACCACCTCAGGGTCTTCTACCAGCCCGACGGCGCCCCGGCGGACAGCTGCGCCTGGAAGACCGGCGACGCGATCATCTTCCCGGTGACCGGAGCCTGACGCCCGCGGCCGGGCTGAGTGGCACGGCGGCGCGGCCCGCCGTGTTCCCCCAGCGTGCCGTCGCCATCCGCCGTCCGACCGTCGACCGCGGCCGCCGTCATCCGTCCGGCCACCCACCGCAACCGCCGGCGCCATCAACCGTCCGGCCACCCACCTCGCCCTTTCGCCGATGCCAGTCGGTGCCCGTTTTGCGCACCATGTCAGTGATGCGTACTGCGAACTGGCCGGCCCTGACCTTCGCCACCGGCGCCAGCCTCCTGATCACCGGCCTGTGGCAGGTCGGCCACCCGCTCCTGCCCCTGGCCGAGCTGGTCGCCATGGGAGCGCTCGTCGCGTACGCCGTCATCAATACGACGACCTGGACCGTCCCGCGACGCTGGACCATCGCGGGCCTGTTGTTGCTGGCCGCGGCCTTCTCCGTCGCCGATCCGCTGGCCGACGCCACCGTGGGCAACGACGACTCCCTGATGCCGTGGCTCCCCCGCGAGCTCCTGATCGTCGCCGGCGGAGCCGCTCTGGCCATCGGCCTGCTCCTGCGCTCCGGGCTGCCTCCCCACGCCGGCCCCGGCCTCCCCCGCCTCGTCAAGCTGCTGCCGGCCGCCGCTTTCACCGTGCTCACCGCCGCCGCGGCCGCGAAGCTGAGCGAGACCGATTTCCTGACCACCGCCAGCCCGGCCCGGACGTCCCTGCTCACCGTGACCGCGATGACGCTGTCCGCGGCCGGCCTGGCGATCACCGCCGCACTGGCCGGCCCGCGCCGCAACGCCGCCGCCGCCATCGGCCTGCTGCCGGTCCTCGGGACCCTGATCGGAGCGCTGTTCACGATCGGCACCACCGACGCCCTGAATGCGCCCGTCGTCACCGACCCGAACTTCGCCTCTTGGGCGCCGCTGCAAGCCTCCATCAGCCCGTTCGTCCTCGATCAGGTGCGCGCCGACCGGCTGCACGGGGATCCGGGACCCCGGGCGTGGGAACCCGACGTCATGATGGACCAGCTGGAGCGGGCCGGGGCGGAGCAGGCCCGGACACAGCCGCCCGGGCACTTCTGGCCCGTCATGAACCACCGGCCGGTACCGGCCGCCGTCATCGTGCCCGACGACGAGGTCGTGACCGACCCCGGCCCCTGGCGTGCGGCCGGCGCCGCCCTGCTGCTCGCCGGCCTCGCCTCCCTGGTCACCGCCGCCTTCCCGGCACGGCCCGAGACGTACCTTTACTCCTATCGACTCAGTGGGTAATCTCGGCGCGTCGACACCGATCCACAGGAGACGATGTGACGAACCGTGGGACCACCCGGCGCGGGGTCTTCAGCGCCCTGGCCGGTGCCGCCGCCGCGACCACCCTGCC
Protein-coding regions in this window:
- a CDS encoding glycosyltransferase family 2 protein, whose amino-acid sequence is MTIHPAAWAVLAFSFLVIPVLWVLIDRATLIRAGLARPVPAGAEPVQDFTVLVPIYGSVRYLENVDYLAQYGGRVVLCTTDGESAEFYAGLGGIAERHGFRIFRAAGVAGGAGAGGKRATSGTIRDRLVRDALEVAVHTPYVVCIDADTTTERPFGELVGQLVANGYDFASVPLVPTNDRSALGRLQAYEYRTAMKLRIIAPWQVSGACHVARTEAHREVMRRHSLFFQGNDVEAGLLAGALGLRVGHLPFHVATSVPETFKAWYRQRLAWSGGEFRLFAVNAHLLFRHPFFWLYGSVITLAGFPLRWLTLATGGWTLLAIFGLHSALIVYMHWPVRTRWLALMPLYTLFNSVVMTPLGAFWYFRMAIADRNAGLIRTNRPFPAKA
- a CDS encoding lytic polysaccharide monooxygenase, with translation MRRRFTLPALTVAAVAGSLFVAVTPAFAHGYISSPPSRQANCASGAVTGCGDIVYEPQSVEAPKGSTQCNGGGSRFTVLNDNSKSWPAATVGQTVTFNWVLTARHSTATWEYFIGNTLLASFNDGGAQPGATKSHTVSMKGFTGRQTVLARWNIADTVNAFYSCVDLNITGGSTTPTPTPTPTPTPTPTVSPSPTTPPPTSGTTTWAAGTTYKAGDVVVYAGRSYQCRQAHTAINGWEPPNVPALWTAL
- a CDS encoding DUF305 domain-containing protein is translated as MTPSGPVRRAASALLLTAALLGGCTAGTTSAAPAPSGAVNDVDVMFLQMGLAQIAEGDRVAALAEQHAGNPEIGRIAGELRGQWRTEGGTMQRWLLGWSQPTAADPSAGAHAGHGDLHALRESDFTDLAARHGADFDRTAVGMLLGTLHNGMETLRLESAAGAYPPARALATRMTGERQSQIQRLLRLAAG
- a CDS encoding helix-turn-helix domain-containing protein; amino-acid sequence: MTASPSDSVDLVTLGQRLRHLRRTRGMTLDQLSEAVGRAPSQLSLIENGKREPKLSVLQAIAAALGVPMQDLLRAEAPSRRAALEIELTHLQQNPVYSALGLPVVKGGRRLPPDALESLIGLHRELNRVLTEQSATPEVARRANAQLRADMRKRNNYFADIEAAANKILLSVRHATGPLSQRGILDVAAQVGFTLHYVNDLPTSTRSVTDLKNRRIYLPQVASGKGHDPRGVVLQTLGHFVLGHNDPADYGDFLRQRVEVNYFAAALLMPEKFAVDFLAAAKADRALAIDDFRDAFGVSYETAAHRFTNLATHHFGIPVHFARVHESGIVYKAYENDNVRFPSDVTGAIEGQPVCRKWASRTVFEADDPYSSFYQFTDTTAGTYWCTVHVESTRSGEFSVTVGTPYEHARWFRGGDVSGRTVSTCPDPDCCRRPPAQLVDRWAGNAWPSARVHSHLLAALPPGTFPGVDNRDVYDFLERRTGS
- a CDS encoding trans-aconitate 2-methyltransferase, yielding MTDDEQTRHQAGTTDDEQTRHQAGTTDDDVTLAEFTDLMRAQESGAGILATLADAVRHPRPDLPIVDLGCGTGLGTLRLAGSFPHHRMVAVEKSAAMRAVLFSRIAYDESLRQRITVLPGDLFTADLPGVWGAAVAVHLVCQLAPAQRADLWRLLAGHLAPGAPAVVDRHYGSTATMRVEERLACRTTVGDCTYERWFACAPADHESITYTDTYRVLRHGRILDERSVSRRSWIATEDDVIAEAGQAGLTVAWTTGEFLALTVEEGRLTHPGAGG
- a CDS encoding polysaccharide biosynthesis protein — protein: MQNTPNPATLARLLGKHTEPLFSPATQVSVEGRSVLVTGAGGSIGSEIVRQVHRLNASQVFLLDHDEGALHALQLELLGHGLLDNDSVVLADIRDEQVLDRLFARIRPDLVFHAAAHKHLPLLERYPAEGIKTNILGTANVVRAAARAGVRVFVNISTDKAAAPTSVLGATKRIAERVTSAWAGDAMRVASVRFGNVLGSRGSFLPTLHWQLSNNLPVTITDPAVTRYFMTIPEAAALVVEAGQMASAGETYVLDMGEPMLIEDVVRRMAAALRTEPEIVYTGLRPGEKLHEELHDGIEMLGTTGHPRISTVTSYGAADRGLLYDVAMLAERLAEHDEDRLRAELRSLLRDAAGVDFPVGAGQPLSTGAR